The region GTATCGCGGATTGTGGCCGAATCCAAGTCTTCTGGACTGGCTCTGCACAAGAACTTTACCGAGGGGGCATTCCTCAATCAATATATAATACCTGCTATTCATCACTTCTTGACTGTGGATCAAGGATTAGGGATTGCCAATGCCACTCAAGCACTGCTTTCTGAGTCATACAGGCATATTCCACGCTTATCAAGTGGCTCATCTTCCCGTTCGGTGCCGCACCCCTTCAAAAAAGTAATGGGCGCGAAACCTCGAGAAATCATTAAACAATGGTGGGGAAACGGGCCTGGGGCTGCGGTGGTGCAAAGCTGTCCTGACATAGCTTTAAGGGATCCTTTTCCGCATAGGGTGCTCTTTGAGGGCAAGTTTTTCGCAAAGGGCGGTATCCAGGCAGCCGAAACCGCTTTGGTGACAGGAATTTATCAGTCATTTTTCTATTTAGGCCTCCCAACTATTGCTGAAAAACCCAAACATCCAGCTTGGGACTATGACTATGCTTGCTTTTTGGCTTATGATGCCACTGATAAAGGCACCTTATTGCAGTCATGGCAATTACTCGATCCCAAGGTAAAGAGGGGTTGCTGGGAAGGTGCAAACATCTATGTGATGATTCTGCGCGGATCGGCTAATAACAGTATTCAGCCGACGCCGGAATAGCGGGTTGAGAAATTTCGATCGCAGCGGCCAGTATCCGCGGAATGATAGATAACGTTCGTGCGGAACGTGCGCAGCGTTTTGTGTATCACCCTGCGCCACGGGGCGACCTGTGGCGGCAATTATACCGTGGAGAGGGCCAGCGGGGGCAGGTCTTCATCCTTCAGTTAATAATCGGCAACTTCTTGTTGGCTGTAAACTCTGCTTCTCTTCGGTCTTTTCAATCATGTTTCCGATTTCAATTCTTGCTCTATACGTTCGCTTAGAAACATTTTAAGCAAGGACTGATAAGGGATGTCACGTTTGTTTGCCAAAAGTTTAAGTTCTTCTATCATGAATTCCGGAAGACGCAACGAGATCGTTTTAAGTGAAGGTTTGAGATTGGGTAAAACTACCCTCTCGGCCTTTTTCCAAGCGACGTATTCAGTTGAATCCGCAGTGGCCCAAAATTTATGCTCTTCATCTTCCGATGCAAATTTCGGGATATTCTTTTTCATAATAATTCGCACTCTCTTCCCTCTTTCTTATTCATATCCCTGGCCGAGATGACTCGGATATGATTACTCCTGGTCGTAAAAACTACAAATAAACACCTTCTGTATATCTCAGAAATATACAATTTATCAAGACTCCATTGCGTCAAATCTCTCCCCAACTATTAGCATGGATAGTCATTGACAATTACCTGCCGACTTGTTAAGTAACACCATATTAATTTTTGTGTTACTAATTTCCTTTGAGGCCTACCATGAAGATTCGATCCATAATGTGGAACAGCCATATCCCGATGCTGGTCCGTTCGGCCAGTAAATTAGATTTTCTCGACCTCAAGGCATTTTCCTCCAAGACCCTGGAAAACGACCCTTCCAGGCTGGAAGAGGCCCTGAGAGGGCTTCGGGACGCCGATGTCATCTTGCTCTATCGATCTTCGGAAGGCTTCTGGGATACGGTTGAAGAGCAATTAAAAGAGATAGGTCAAAAAGTCCCTATTGTCTGCATCAGCTATGATCCGTCATTCTGGTACCTCTCCACGGTCAGACCCGAGGTGGTGAGCGCCTGTTACAGTTATGTCACCATAGGCGGGGAAGAGAATTTTGTAAATATGCTTTGTTATCTCGCCAAAGAAGCGGGAGGAATGGATGTACAGTATGAACCACCTCAGGAGGTCCCCTGGGAAGGGCTTTACCACCCCCGGGCCGGAAGATATTTCAGGACGGTTGAGGATTATCTCGCCTGGTACAAACCAAAGGATAGACCGGGCGTCGGCATACTGTTTTCCCGTTTTTACTGGGTAAATGACAATCTGGAAGTCGAGAACGCCCTGATCGAGGCGTTGGAAAAACAGGATTTAAACGTGATTCCCGTATTTTCATACAGTGTTAAGGATGAGAACCTGGGCGCTAAGGGAAGCGGAGAGGTGGTCAGAGAGGTTTTCCTGACCGGAGAGGGGACCTTAAGAGTGCAGGCCCTGGTCAAGCTGCAGCCTTTCTTGCTGGATAAGGTCCGGGGAGAAGACCTGTCCAATGCCGGGGATACATCTTCTGGCGTGGGGATACTCAAGGCGCTGGATGTCCCGGTGTTTCAGCCGATTACGGCCTATTCCAAGGATATAGAGGAATGGGAAAAAGATGCGCAGGGATTGAGCACGGATATCGGCTGGTCAGTGGCGCTACCGGAGTTCGAGGGAGTTATAGAGCCTGTCATCATTGGGGCGGCGAAGCGGTCCGGCGATGAAGAAACCGGAGTGACTGTGGAACAGCGGGCGGCTATCCGGGAGAGGTGCGGCCGTCTGGCTACACGGGTGAAAAAGTGGATCGAGTTAAGACAGAAGCCGGTCTCTCAGAGAAAAGTAGCCTTTATGCTCCATAATAACCCATGCGCGTCAGTAGAGGCCACGGTGGGCTGCGGCGCCCATCTGGACACACTGGAAAGCGTGGCCCGGGTTATGAAGGCCATGCAAGAGAAGGGGTATCAATTAGATGTGCCCACGAGCGGGAAAGAACTTGTCGATACGATTATGGACAGGAAGGCCATCTCTGAGTTTCGCTGGACGGCAATAGATGAGATAGTAAAAAGGGGCGGAGCCCTGGCTATGGTCTCGCTGGATGAATATCTGAAGTGGTGGGCGACTTTCCCGGAAAGGGCGAAAAAACGGATAGTGGAGGCCTGGGGAGAGCCTCCGGGGCAGGAGAGGCATGGGATTCCGGCGGCTATGGTATATGAAAACAAGATAGTGGTAACCGGCGTGGATTATGGGAATGCCGTGGTCTGCGTGCAACCCAAGAGGGGATGCGCCGGGGCTAAATGCGACGGGAGGGTATGCAAGATACTCCATGACCCGGACGTTCCGCCGCCACATCAGTATCTGGCCACGTACCGCTACCTGGAACAGGTCTTTGGTGCGGATGTCATCGTGCATGTGGGTACTCATGGGAATGTAGAGTTTCTTCCGGGCAAAGGCGTGGGTCTCTCCGACGCCTGTCTGCCGGATATATCGATTCATGAACTCCCGCATCTCTATATCTACAACGCAGATAATTCACCTGAAGGGATTATCGCCAAGAGGCGGAGTTATGCCACTTTGGTGGACCATATGCAGACCGTGATGACCCAGGGTGGACTCTATGAGGAGCTTGAGGAACTGGGCCGCTATCTGGGAGAATACGAGCAGGCCAGGATTACCGATAAGGGACG is a window of Thermodesulfobacteriota bacterium DNA encoding:
- a CDS encoding BrnA antitoxin family protein, whose amino-acid sequence is MKKNIPKFASEDEEHKFWATADSTEYVAWKKAERVVLPNLKPSLKTISLRLPEFMIEELKLLANKRDIPYQSLLKMFLSERIEQELKSET
- a CDS encoding BrnT family toxin: MGRDLTQWSLDKLYISEIYRRCLFVVFTTRSNHIRVISARDMNKKEGRECELL